From the Acidilutibacter cellobiosedens genome, one window contains:
- a CDS encoding O-acetyl-ADP-ribose deacetylase: MYKYKNTVIKLFQGDITKVKADGIVNAANNTLLGGGGVDGAIHRAGGPEILEQCKRIGGCPTGEARITTAGKLPSKYVIHTVGPIYRKGNSREAELLHNAYFNSLKLAKEYSLKSVAFPSISTGIYSYPIDKASDIAIKSIIEFIDKEDFIEEIIFVLFNDKDFSIYENKLNKIFR; encoded by the coding sequence ATGTATAAATACAAGAACACTGTGATTAAATTGTTCCAGGGGGATATTACAAAGGTAAAAGCAGACGGAATAGTGAATGCGGCAAACAATACCCTTCTTGGAGGAGGAGGGGTGGATGGAGCGATACATAGAGCGGGAGGACCGGAAATTCTTGAGCAATGTAAGAGAATAGGAGGATGTCCCACCGGCGAAGCAAGAATAACTACTGCCGGTAAATTGCCGAGCAAATATGTGATCCATACCGTAGGACCGATTTACAGAAAAGGAAACTCGAGAGAAGCAGAGCTTCTGCACAATGCATATTTTAATTCTTTAAAATTAGCAAAGGAATATAGTTTAAAATCTGTGGCATTTCCTTCTATATCTACAGGGATTTATTCTTATCCCATAGATAAGGCCTCTGATATAGCCATAAAATCAATCATAGAATTTATTGATAAAGAAGATTTTATTGAAGAAATAATTTTTGTTTTGTTTAATGATAAAGACTTTAGCATATATGAAAATAAGTTGAATAAAATTTTTAGGTAA
- a CDS encoding zinc dependent phospholipase C family protein, whose product MFIIFADTHRIIGNNIYENVLSVYDIELDKSQLLWGSVLPDILPQFKFHRHYQKESLNYIVNEIVKLIFLFRYIDFNDEMVPLKLQIVSKKIGIISHYLSDFVCFPHANRWTFKNSMFKHISYESKLNNYAPIHLFKKNVINVEDVDIFQYKIIKLRPLIKEYIEKVVKEYSEDMSFERDLDYSLSLSLKVTNFIFDTINAYDENTVKQFAFEF is encoded by the coding sequence GTGTTTATTATTTTTGCAGATACTCACAGGATTATCGGAAATAATATATATGAAAATGTACTTTCAGTATACGATATAGAATTGGATAAATCTCAGCTTCTTTGGGGGTCGGTACTTCCGGATATTTTACCTCAGTTCAAATTTCACAGACACTACCAAAAAGAGAGTTTGAACTATATAGTTAATGAAATAGTGAAGCTGATATTTTTGTTCAGATATATTGATTTTAATGATGAAATGGTTCCCTTGAAATTACAAATAGTTAGTAAGAAAATAGGAATTATATCTCATTATTTAAGTGATTTTGTTTGTTTTCCTCATGCCAACAGATGGACTTTTAAAAACAGTATGTTTAAGCATATATCTTATGAATCCAAATTAAATAATTATGCTCCAATTCATTTATTCAAAAAAAATGTGATTAATGTAGAAGATGTAGATATTTTTCAATATAAAATAATAAAATTAAGGCCACTGATTAAGGAGTATATTGAAAAAGTCGTAAAAGAATATTCAGAGGATATGAGTTTTGAAAGAGATTTGGATTATTCATTATCTTTAAGCCTAAAAGTGACGAACTTTATATTTGATACCATAAATGCCTATGATGAAAATACTGTAAAACAGTTTGCCTTTGAATTTTAA
- a CDS encoding GNAT family N-acetyltransferase encodes MELMSENLIIRNSTFNDCKTFEVWEKKDYVKEFLAIDDSRDYEEVVREFILREDDFTNMQFTIVFKKILIPIGRIYISHYDECLKSLDITRIYIGEEEYIGKGYGKEAMKIILRYAFVNLEMERVTLDTFDGNKRADNLYKELGFVDEGCARNSIKKNGKYYNLNLKSMLRDEYFSRYIR; translated from the coding sequence ATGGAATTGATGTCGGAAAATTTGATTATCAGAAATTCAACATTTAATGATTGTAAAACCTTTGAAGTATGGGAAAAAAAGGATTATGTGAAAGAATTCTTGGCAATTGACGATTCAAGAGATTATGAGGAAGTAGTAAGAGAATTTATACTTAGGGAAGATGATTTTACAAATATGCAGTTTACGATAGTTTTTAAAAAAATTTTAATTCCTATTGGAAGAATCTATATTTCTCACTATGATGAATGTTTAAAGTCTTTGGATATAACAAGGATATACATAGGGGAAGAAGAATATATAGGGAAGGGTTATGGAAAAGAGGCTATGAAAATAATTTTAAGATACGCTTTTGTAAACCTTGAAATGGAAAGAGTGACTCTGGATACGTTTGACGGCAATAAAAGGGCCGATAATTTATATAAGGAATTAGGGTTTGTAGACGAAGGCTGTGCCAGAAATTCCATTAAAAAGAATGGAAAATATTATAATCTTAATCTTAAATCAATGCTTAGAGATGAATATTTTTCAAGATATATAAGATAG
- a CDS encoding ComEC/Rec2 family competence protein — protein sequence MKNKKLTLLFVFILLFTFIFSGCEYKDESQVISPSGENNLVVHFIDIGQGDSIFIQLPNGQTSLIDGGSKIYEDTLCDYLTKLGVKKIDYLVATHPHEDHIGGLPKVIKQFDIGKIYMPDKTSNTKIFEELLNEIKSKGLHITVGHGGDKIAEDDEFSYDIFAPNNDDYGEINNYSIVTKIQFKGVSFLFTGDAENISEKEMIDKNYDLKSDILKVGHHGGRTSSTKEFLEEVMPKYAVISAGKDNMYNHPHKETLDRLKAIGAQVYRTDESGTVIVTTDGSNIKISTVKSKSDSQDKVFIGNKNTKVYHSEDCGSLPKEENRVYFNTKEEAEKSGYKSHEKCIK from the coding sequence ATGAAGAATAAAAAATTAACACTATTATTTGTATTTATTTTATTATTTACATTTATTTTTTCAGGATGTGAGTATAAAGATGAATCTCAAGTTATCTCACCTTCCGGTGAAAACAATTTAGTCGTTCATTTTATTGACATAGGTCAAGGAGACAGTATATTTATACAACTTCCCAATGGACAAACTTCCCTTATAGACGGAGGTTCAAAAATATATGAAGATACTCTATGCGATTATTTAACTAAATTGGGAGTAAAAAAGATAGACTATTTGGTGGCTACTCACCCTCACGAAGATCACATAGGAGGACTTCCAAAGGTAATTAAGCAGTTTGACATTGGGAAAATATATATGCCTGATAAAACATCAAATACTAAGATATTTGAAGAGCTTTTAAATGAAATAAAATCGAAAGGTTTACATATTACGGTAGGTCATGGGGGAGATAAAATAGCCGAAGATGATGAATTTTCATACGACATATTTGCCCCTAATAATGATGATTATGGTGAAATCAATAATTATTCCATAGTTACGAAGATCCAGTTTAAAGGAGTATCTTTTTTATTTACGGGAGATGCGGAAAATATTTCTGAAAAGGAAATGATAGACAAAAATTATGATTTGAAATCGGATATTTTAAAAGTAGGGCATCATGGAGGGAGAACTTCAAGCACTAAAGAATTTCTTGAAGAGGTAATGCCTAAGTATGCCGTTATAAGCGCAGGGAAGGATAATATGTATAATCATCCTCATAAGGAGACTTTGGATAGGCTTAAGGCTATTGGTGCTCAAGTATATAGAACCGACGAGTCGGGAACTGTAATAGTGACTACTGACGGCAGCAATATTAAAATTTCAACCGTAAAGAGCAAATCCGATTCTCAAGATAAGGTATTTATCGGGAACAAAAATACAAAGGTATATCATTCCGAAGATTGCGGAAGTCTTCCAAAAGAGGAAAATCGGGTATATTTTAATACAAAAGAAGAAGCAGAAAAAAGTGGATACAAATCTCATGAAAAATGTATCAAATAG
- a CDS encoding DUF3006 domain-containing protein, with translation MYQIGDESMIGIIDRIEENIAMIEIDGEMVPTEIHKLPKGVKEGDVLEEKNGKFKILPKKTKERKKYMDNLFKELSGQRDK, from the coding sequence ATGTATCAAATAGGAGATGAAAGTATGATAGGAATAATCGATAGAATAGAAGAAAATATCGCCATGATAGAAATTGACGGAGAAATGGTTCCTACTGAAATTCATAAGCTTCCCAAAGGAGTAAAAGAAGGGGATGTTTTGGAAGAAAAAAACGGGAAATTCAAGATTCTTCCCAAAAAAACAAAAGAAAGAAAAAAATATATGGATAATTTATTTAAAGAATTAAGCGGACAAAGGGACAAATAA
- the asnA gene encoding aspartate--ammonia ligase: MDKLNVLETQVAIKKLKDFFEKRISEKLNLTRVSAPLFVAPETGLNDNLNGYEKAISFELHNYHKRLEVVQSLAKWKRMALKVYGFKAGEGLYTDMNAIRPFEELDYAHSAYVDQWDWEKVILKKDRTEEFLKSTVGEIYEVFKETEAFINGLYPGLEKKLPEDICFITTQELEDRYPDKTPKERESLICKDKKAVFLMKIGGKLKSGEPHDGRAPDYDDWELNGDIIFWNPTCGEALELSSMGIRVDKDALEEELKLADCEERKKLKYHKMILSGELPDTIGGGIGQSRICMFFLDKKHIGEVQSSFWTDEIIEECRKEKIFLL, from the coding sequence ATGGATAAGCTAAATGTATTGGAAACTCAAGTAGCTATTAAAAAACTAAAGGATTTTTTTGAAAAGAGAATTTCAGAAAAATTAAACCTTACAAGAGTATCGGCACCTTTGTTTGTCGCACCGGAAACAGGATTGAATGATAATCTAAACGGATATGAAAAAGCCATATCTTTTGAACTACACAATTATCATAAAAGGCTGGAAGTAGTACAGTCTTTAGCAAAGTGGAAGAGGATGGCATTAAAGGTCTATGGTTTTAAGGCGGGAGAAGGATTATATACGGATATGAACGCTATAAGGCCTTTTGAAGAATTGGATTATGCTCATTCCGCATATGTGGATCAATGGGATTGGGAGAAAGTTATATTAAAGAAAGATAGAACAGAAGAATTTTTAAAATCAACGGTTGGTGAAATATATGAGGTTTTTAAAGAAACAGAGGCTTTTATAAACGGTTTGTATCCTGGCCTTGAAAAGAAGTTGCCGGAAGATATTTGTTTTATTACCACTCAGGAATTAGAGGACAGGTATCCTGACAAAACACCAAAGGAAAGAGAAAGTTTAATTTGTAAAGATAAAAAGGCTGTTTTTTTAATGAAAATCGGAGGCAAACTGAAAAGCGGAGAACCTCATGACGGAAGAGCACCGGATTATGATGATTGGGAATTAAACGGAGATATTATATTTTGGAATCCCACATGCGGAGAAGCTCTGGAACTTTCAAGTATGGGAATAAGAGTTGATAAAGATGCCTTGGAGGAAGAATTGAAATTAGCTGATTGTGAAGAAAGAAAAAAACTAAAATATCATAAGATGATTCTGAGCGGAGAACTTCCCGACACGATCGGAGGAGGAATAGGACAGTCGAGAATATGTATGTTTTTCTTGGATAAGAAGCACATAGGAGAAGTTCAATCATCATTTTGGACAGATGAAATAATAGAAGAATGTAGAAAAGAAAAGATTTTTCTGCTATAG
- a CDS encoding CBS domain-containing protein, producing MYVKNHMLTKDKLTVVYLDEDMRSALKKIDEGDFLSLPVFDRSNFKGILMKEAIYRYYYDSDFCGNKSKFLDDVKVKDIYSINFKSIRENEPIEDASYLLNELRTPFLPVFDARNNFVGILTHKAIFDAFSEMFGLGEGTRITVNLLDVPGQLAKLTEIIRKENVNILNIAVMDAKIMDVYKVVIRINTKDVENIIEKIEKSGFKVEDVSK from the coding sequence ATGTACGTAAAAAATCATATGTTAACAAAGGATAAGCTGACAGTAGTATATCTTGATGAGGATATGAGAAGTGCATTAAAAAAGATTGATGAAGGAGATTTTTTGTCTCTGCCCGTATTTGATCGCAGTAATTTTAAAGGTATCTTGATGAAAGAAGCAATATACAGGTATTATTATGATTCCGATTTTTGTGGTAATAAATCTAAATTTCTTGATGATGTTAAGGTAAAGGATATATACAGTATAAATTTTAAATCCATAAGGGAAAATGAACCTATAGAAGATGCTTCCTATTTGTTGAATGAACTGAGAACACCTTTTCTGCCGGTATTTGATGCCAGAAATAATTTCGTAGGCATACTTACCCATAAAGCTATTTTTGATGCCTTTTCGGAAATGTTCGGACTGGGAGAAGGAACGAGAATTACGGTAAATTTGCTTGATGTTCCCGGCCAATTAGCAAAACTTACGGAAATTATAAGGAAAGAAAATGTGAATATTCTCAATATCGCTGTAATGGATGCTAAAATTATGGATGTATATAAAGTAGTTATAAGAATAAATACTAAAGATGTTGAAAATATTATAGAAAAAATTGAAAAATCAGGGTTCAAAGTTGAAGATGTAAGCAAATAG
- a CDS encoding BofC C-terminal domain-containing protein: MKKSNIIIIFLICTVLFIISFGYGYYFIDKRVSEKPNTDNDLVASDDEKGDLEIIKEEERISPNTFIETQTKYTECGHTITNVSQAQDEFINMIESEFREYMKDNYPNTKIVSFSAKKIVLQKVKNYLCPNHYVVGEYQGNIAIFKIDENGERVLEKLFNDYPISLLNDVDQEKLKKGIVVDNEEELSNVLENFIS; encoded by the coding sequence ATGAAAAAAAGTAATATCATAATAATATTTTTGATCTGTACGGTACTTTTTATTATAAGCTTTGGATATGGATATTATTTTATTGATAAAAGAGTATCGGAAAAGCCTAATACTGATAATGATCTTGTAGCTTCAGATGATGAGAAAGGTGATTTGGAAATAATTAAGGAAGAAGAGCGAATTTCTCCTAATACTTTTATTGAAACCCAAACTAAATATACTGAGTGCGGCCATACTATTACTAATGTTTCTCAGGCTCAAGATGAATTTATTAATATGATAGAATCTGAATTTAGAGAATATATGAAGGATAATTATCCTAATACTAAAATAGTATCATTTTCTGCTAAGAAAATAGTTCTTCAGAAAGTAAAGAATTATCTTTGCCCTAATCATTATGTAGTGGGTGAATATCAAGGAAATATTGCTATATTTAAGATAGATGAAAACGGAGAAAGAGTTTTAGAAAAGCTGTTTAATGATTATCCCATATCACTCCTTAATGATGTAGATCAAGAAAAATTAAAAAAAGGAATAGTTGTTGATAATGAGGAAGAATTGTCCAACGTTTTGGAAAACTTTATAAGTTAG
- the ruvC gene encoding crossover junction endodeoxyribonuclease RuvC, which produces MIIIGIDPGIAIVGYGVVKLTGNKFEVLDYGAITTESKMAFPNRLKIIYNKMTEIIDKYSPTDLAMEELFFNKNVKTAIKVGQARGVEILAAVNKGVEIYEYTPLQIKQAVVGYGRADKNQVQEMVKMLLNLKEIPKPDDVADALAVALCHGNSLKFKEMFRMK; this is translated from the coding sequence ATGATTATAATAGGAATAGATCCGGGAATTGCAATTGTCGGATATGGAGTTGTTAAATTAACCGGAAACAAATTTGAAGTATTGGATTATGGCGCTATAACAACGGAGTCAAAAATGGCTTTTCCAAACAGATTGAAGATTATATATAATAAGATGACGGAAATTATTGATAAATATAGTCCTACTGATTTGGCAATGGAAGAATTGTTTTTTAACAAAAATGTTAAAACGGCTATTAAGGTAGGACAGGCAAGGGGCGTTGAGATACTTGCCGCTGTTAATAAAGGAGTGGAAATATACGAATATACTCCGCTGCAAATTAAACAGGCTGTTGTTGGATATGGAAGAGCGGACAAAAATCAGGTTCAGGAAATGGTTAAGATGTTATTGAATTTAAAGGAAATACCCAAGCCCGATGATGTGGCGGATGCCCTGGCAGTTGCTCTTTGTCATGGGAATTCGTTAAAATTTAAAGAAATGTTTAGAATGAAATGA
- the ruvA gene encoding Holliday junction branch migration protein RuvA produces MFEYIKGCVTFLGEDYLVLENKGIGYRIYTSKNSIAKVSNTKDEIKVFTYLNLREDGIYLYGFYDYEELNMFKMLLLVSKIGPKMALGLLSSLTVNDIKSAIFNNNPDLLSRAPGIGKKTAGRIILELKDRIDSISIDEVKIGGENRNIDDAVSALLSLGYTRNEINNVFSQMELGNLKTEDIIKLSIKKLLKN; encoded by the coding sequence TTGTTTGAGTATATTAAAGGCTGTGTGACTTTTTTGGGAGAGGATTATTTAGTGTTGGAAAATAAGGGGATAGGATATAGAATATATACGTCGAAGAATTCTATAGCTAAAGTCAGTAATACAAAAGATGAAATTAAAGTCTTTACATATTTAAATTTGAGGGAAGACGGAATATATCTTTATGGATTTTACGATTATGAAGAACTGAATATGTTTAAAATGCTGTTACTGGTATCTAAAATCGGACCTAAAATGGCTCTGGGGCTGCTTTCTTCATTGACTGTCAATGATATAAAATCCGCTATATTCAATAATAATCCGGACTTATTGTCGAGAGCCCCGGGGATAGGTAAAAAGACGGCGGGAAGAATTATACTGGAATTAAAGGACAGAATAGACAGTATAAGCATAGATGAAGTCAAAATTGGCGGAGAAAACCGAAATATTGACGATGCAGTTTCCGCCCTTCTTTCTTTAGGATATACGAGAAATGAAATTAACAATGTTTTTTCTCAAATGGAACTTGGAAATTTAAAAACCGAGGACATAATAAAGCTATCAATTAAAAAACTTTTAAAAAATTAA
- the ruvB gene encoding Holliday junction branch migration DNA helicase RuvB codes for MQDNDNRIVAPSFKIEEDEKETALRPKWIEEYIGQDKVKNKLKIFIQAAKERKEPLDHSLIYGPPGLGKTTLANIIANEMGVNIRVTSGPAIERPGDLASILTNLGEDDVLFIDEIHRLNRSVEEILYPAMEDFALDIIIGKGPSAKSIRLDLSRFTLIGATTRIGLLTSPLRDRFGVILNLELYDEESLKKIVKRSSKVLNIKIDDEGALEIAQRSRGTPRVANRILKRVRDYAQVVENGVITKEVAENALKMMEIDKLGLDSTDKKMILTIVENFNGGPVGLDTLAAATGEEKETIEDVYEPYLIQIGFLNRTPRGRVLTRKAYNYFNLPYPEEELE; via the coding sequence ATGCAGGATAATGATAACAGAATAGTTGCGCCTTCTTTTAAAATTGAAGAAGATGAAAAAGAGACGGCTTTGAGACCTAAATGGATAGAAGAATATATAGGGCAGGATAAGGTTAAGAATAAGCTGAAGATATTTATACAGGCAGCTAAAGAAAGGAAGGAACCTTTGGATCATTCCCTTATTTATGGCCCTCCGGGACTTGGAAAAACAACTTTGGCTAATATAATAGCTAATGAAATGGGAGTAAATATCAGAGTAACTTCGGGGCCTGCCATTGAAAGGCCTGGGGATTTGGCAAGTATACTTACAAATTTGGGGGAAGACGATGTATTGTTTATAGATGAGATACATCGATTAAACAGGAGCGTTGAGGAGATATTATATCCTGCCATGGAAGACTTTGCTCTGGATATAATTATTGGAAAGGGGCCCAGTGCGAAATCCATAAGGCTTGATCTTTCGAGGTTTACACTAATCGGAGCAACTACGAGGATAGGACTTTTGACTTCTCCTCTCAGGGACAGGTTTGGGGTAATACTGAATCTGGAATTATACGATGAGGAAAGTTTAAAAAAAATAGTTAAAAGGTCTTCCAAAGTATTGAATATAAAAATAGATGACGAGGGAGCTTTGGAAATTGCCCAGAGATCCAGAGGGACTCCCAGAGTTGCAAATCGAATTTTGAAGAGAGTAAGAGATTATGCCCAAGTTGTGGAAAACGGAGTAATTACAAAAGAGGTCGCCGAAAATGCACTAAAGATGATGGAAATCGATAAATTAGGGCTTGACAGTACTGATAAAAAAATGATATTAACTATAGTAGAAAATTTTAACGGAGGGCCTGTAGGATTAGATACTCTTGCTGCGGCAACGGGAGAAGAAAAAGAAACCATTGAAGATGTTTATGAACCTTATTTGATTCAAATCGGATTCTTAAACAGGACCCCCAGGGGAAGAGTACTGACAAGAAAAGCTTATAACTATTTTAATTTACCTTATCCTGAAGAGGAATTGGAGTGA
- a CDS encoding DUF2905 domain-containing protein: MGKALIIMGLVLLIIGGILMLGGKIGLGKLPGDIFIKRGNFTFFFPIVSSIIISLILTILFNLFRK, translated from the coding sequence ATGGGTAAAGCTTTAATTATTATGGGATTGGTATTATTAATTATCGGAGGGATATTAATGCTGGGAGGAAAAATCGGGCTCGGAAAACTTCCAGGGGATATTTTTATTAAAAGGGGGAATTTCACGTTTTTCTTTCCGATAGTTTCATCAATAATTATTAGTTTGATACTTACAATATTATTTAACTTATTTAGAAAATAG
- a CDS encoding SpoIID/LytB domain-containing protein: protein MMKKIFFVLLISLFAVSILPKFAFASDGQVEYVEVRITSSLKSSQKIKLSSSGRFLTGDFEELTPKTEFIDKDEIYIVPGEAEKINILDKDGNILMTMDSKEKIYFSSEDMNNSVLKVENNRYRGYIRFQRKGNDLIVINRVTLNDYLYGVVPREMPSSFPFEALKAQAVAARNFALKNVGKYSSEGYNLSDTTDCQVYGGMDAETEITNKAVDETKGIIAEYNGELIDAVYCSNSGGITEESGSAWAVDEPYLKSIEDSFSTDSPNSVWTAVFSESELKEKLKTKGINVGDINNLEVLETSSSGRVLKLKIVGSAGEYVLEKDKIRQVLGLNDIKSTLFTIAKSNGFGEGTKEVYAVDGTMDNPKTVNLNDANVINGDSKKTVSRGMVKRVVTSAGDKEISEPEEKNSGGDFVIEGKGYGHGVGMSQWGAKKMAEEGYKFEEILKYYYNGVDVVKEDM, encoded by the coding sequence ATGATGAAAAAAATATTTTTTGTTTTGCTGATATCGTTGTTTGCGGTTTCGATATTACCTAAATTTGCATTTGCATCAGATGGACAAGTTGAATATGTAGAGGTAAGGATAACATCTTCCTTAAAATCGTCTCAGAAAATAAAGCTGTCAAGCAGCGGGAGATTTTTAACAGGAGATTTTGAAGAATTAACCCCTAAGACCGAGTTTATAGATAAGGATGAAATATACATAGTGCCGGGAGAAGCAGAGAAAATAAATATCTTGGATAAAGACGGCAATATTTTAATGACCATGGATTCCAAAGAGAAAATATATTTTTCTTCGGAAGATATGAATAATTCAGTATTAAAGGTAGAAAATAACAGATACAGAGGTTATATTCGTTTTCAGAGAAAAGGAAACGACCTTATTGTGATAAACAGAGTTACTCTTAATGATTATTTATACGGTGTTGTTCCAAGGGAGATGCCATCTTCATTTCCTTTTGAAGCATTAAAAGCTCAGGCTGTAGCAGCAAGAAACTTTGCTTTAAAAAATGTTGGGAAATATTCTTCCGAGGGATATAATCTATCCGATACTACTGATTGTCAGGTTTACGGCGGAATGGATGCCGAAACAGAAATAACAAATAAAGCCGTTGATGAAACCAAAGGAATTATTGCCGAATATAACGGAGAATTGATAGATGCAGTATATTGTTCAAACAGCGGAGGAATAACCGAGGAAAGCGGAAGTGCTTGGGCGGTTGATGAACCTTATTTGAAATCTATAGAAGATTCTTTTTCAACGGATTCTCCCAATAGCGTATGGACTGCGGTTTTTTCGGAAAGTGAGCTTAAAGAAAAATTGAAGACAAAAGGAATAAACGTAGGAGATATAAATAATCTGGAAGTGTTGGAAACATCTTCATCGGGAAGGGTACTAAAGCTAAAAATTGTGGGAAGTGCGGGAGAATATGTTTTGGAGAAGGATAAAATAAGACAGGTACTTGGGTTGAATGATATAAAAAGTACCCTTTTTACCATAGCTAAATCTAACGGTTTCGGAGAAGGAACAAAGGAAGTTTATGCAGTGGACGGAACCATGGATAATCCCAAAACGGTAAATTTAAATGATGCTAATGTTATTAACGGAGACAGTAAAAAAACTGTGAGCAGAGGAATGGTAAAAAGAGTTGTAACTTCCGCAGGGGATAAAGAAATATCAGAGCCGGAGGAAAAGAATAGCGGCGGTGATTTTGTAATTGAAGGGAAAGGTTATGGTCATGGTGTTGGAATGAGCCAATGGGGAGCAAAAAAAATGGCGGAGGAAGGATATAAATTTGAGGAAATCCTAAAATATTATTATAATGGAGTAGACGTAGTGAAGGAAGATATGTAG
- the queA gene encoding tRNA preQ1(34) S-adenosylmethionine ribosyltransferase-isomerase QueA, whose translation MKRKDFDYYLPEELIAQTPLEDREESRLMVLDRKSGSIEHRHFKDIVDYLNEGDSLVLNDTRVIPARLFGNREGKEEIIEILLLRRVKGNVWETLVRPGKKVKPDVKLVFGGGMLKGNVISIGEEGIRLIEFEYEGIFEEILNSLGEMPLPPYIKKKLKDKERYQTVYSKNLGSAAAPTAGLHFTKELLKRIRDKGVNTVFITLHVGLGTFRPVKEDEIEEHHMHSEYFQVSEDAARIINKTKDEGKRIISVGTTSTRTLESIGDSSGRVSPASGWTDIFIYPGYKFKVIDGLITNFHLPESTLIMLVSAFYSREKILEAYKTAVDEKYRFFSFGDAMFIK comes from the coding sequence TTGAAAAGAAAAGATTTTGATTATTATTTGCCGGAAGAACTGATTGCACAAACTCCTTTAGAGGACAGAGAAGAGTCGAGACTTATGGTACTTGACAGAAAATCGGGCAGTATTGAACACAGACATTTTAAGGATATTGTTGACTACCTAAATGAGGGGGATTCTTTGGTTCTAAATGACACACGAGTGATTCCTGCAAGACTTTTCGGAAACCGAGAAGGAAAAGAAGAAATCATAGAAATACTTCTTTTAAGAAGGGTTAAAGGAAATGTATGGGAAACTTTAGTGAGACCCGGCAAAAAGGTTAAACCTGATGTTAAATTGGTCTTTGGCGGAGGAATGTTGAAGGGAAATGTTATAAGTATTGGTGAAGAAGGAATAAGACTGATTGAATTTGAATATGAAGGAATATTTGAGGAAATATTGAATAGTTTGGGAGAAATGCCTCTCCCTCCATATATAAAGAAAAAGCTCAAGGACAAAGAAAGATATCAAACGGTTTATTCTAAAAATTTGGGTTCTGCGGCAGCTCCCACAGCGGGTCTTCATTTTACCAAGGAATTATTAAAAAGAATCCGAGATAAGGGAGTCAATACGGTTTTTATAACTCTTCATGTAGGGTTAGGAACATTCAGGCCGGTGAAAGAAGATGAAATAGAAGAACATCATATGCACTCCGAGTATTTTCAAGTATCTGAGGATGCCGCAAGGATTATCAATAAGACAAAGGATGAAGGGAAAAGAATAATAAGCGTCGGTACTACATCTACCAGAACTCTTGAATCCATCGGAGATTCTTCCGGCAGGGTAAGTCCTGCAAGTGGCTGGACGGATATATTTATATACCCGGGGTATAAATTTAAAGTGATTGACGGACTTATAACTAATTTTCATTTGCCTGAGTCGACTTTGATTATGCTTGTAAGTGCGTTTTACAGCAGAGAAAAGATATTGGAGGCTTATAAGACAGCTGTCGACGAAAAATATAGATTTTTCAGTTTCGGGGATGCGATGTTTATTAAATAG